In the Methyloterricola oryzae genome, AAATGCGCAAATAACTAACTTGTCGCCCGAAACGGTCGACGAGACTGGGCGCAGAGGAATCGGCAAGCTTCATGCTAGTTACGCGGGATTATATCTTTTGTATTTTCGCACCGTTAGACCGCGGCGCAAAGCAGAAAGTCCCGCTTCAGCGAAGTTCGCCCTGCATGCTCACCCGCTGCGCGGGTTCCACGATCTCGCCCTTGATCTCCAGATCGATCTTCATCCGCTTGGCCGCCGCCTTGGTTGCCTTGGCGTCCGGATAAGGCCCGGCCAAAACCTGGTAGCGCCCGTCCCTCAGCACCGCCTGGGCCGGTATGCGCGGTCCCTGATGATTGAGCATGGCGGCCAGCCGCCGGGCGCTGCCCTCATCCGGGGTCTCGGCGGCGCGGATGTACCAGCCCTCGGACGCCAGCGCCGGGGGTGAAGGCTGGCCGTACAACTGCCGCGGGCGATCCAATGGCAACGCGTCTGCCAGCACCTGTTCCAGGCTCTGGGATCCGGTCAGGATGGGCACGGGAATGCCACGTGCCTGGGCCAGGGCTTCTTCCACCTTGGGCCAGTCCAGCTGCAGCCCCTGCTTCTTTTCCATCTGTTTGAGCCTGGCCACCAAGCCCTGTCGCAGGCGCTTGCCATCCATCTCTTCATGGGGATCATGAACCTCCAGGTACAGCATGCCGTCCTGGGTCCCCACCAGGAAAGGTTGGTTGACGATCTTGACAGTGGTCTTCTTGGGCACCGCCTGGAACAGCTTTTCAATGTCCTCCGGATACAGCCGCAGGCAGCCGTTACTGGCCCTGAAACCGATGCTGTAGGGCTTGTTGGTGCCATGAATGAGGTAACTGGGCTTGCTGAGGTACATGGCGTAATCCCCGAGCGGATTGTCGGGGCCGGGCGACACCACCGCCGGCAGAGGATCACCCTTCTGTGCGTGATCGCGCCGGATCGACTCGGGCACATACCAGGTCGGGTGCGCGGTCTTGCGATCCACCGTCATCAACCCGGTCGGCGTGGAACGCCCCTCCTTGCCTATGCCCACCGGATAGGTCAGCACCTGCGCGTCCTGACCCTTCTTCCCCGGTGCGTAGTAAAAAAGGCGCATGGATGCCAGGTTGACCACGATGCCCTTGCGCGGGGCCTCCGGCAACATGAAGCGCAAGGGCAATACCACGGTCTCGGCCGGCGGCGCCCAGGGTTCCAACTCCGGATTGGCAGCACTGATCTGCTCGAAGCCCAGGCCATAGTGGCGGGCCAGATCCGAGAGACTGTCACCTTCGCGCAGCCGGACCGTAGCCAAACGGCCCACGATGCTGTCGTCCTTGCCGATGGCGAATTGGTGGGATTCGACCTGCTCGATGTGCGGGCGGGTCACGTGATAGACCTGCGGCCTCACACCCTCATGAAATGAACAGGCGGGCAGAATGCCCAGCACCAGAAGTAGAAGCAGGGCGCGCCGCAAGGCCGGCGCCAAAACGAAAGTCATGGACACAATAGACTTGAATTCAGGTTCAGGAAATACTGCCGCCGGTCCCGCAGCTCTCGGAACGCCAGGCTCGATACAGTGTGTGAACATGACAAGCAAATTAAGAGCCATCTGTGCCTCCCTCCATCCTGTTGCACATACTCCATTGATTCCTATCAATCTTCCAATTCGACTTCACATGACAGGGCAGCCTGGCACAGAACCAAGGCCGCCAACCGTGTCGCCCCAGGACGACAACGCCCGCGGTCGACCTGGCCATTCCGCCGCCGGCCTGCCTCAAGAGCGTTTAGCTTTTCTCCCTTTCGGCCGCCTGGATTTGCCCGCCTTGACCGGATCGGCGAGCGCTTTTCCTTCGTTGCCCGATGCTTTACCGGCAGCAGCACCGCTGGCCGCAGCGACAGCCGCTTCCAGTTCCCGCTCGGCATCCTCCGACGCCTTGCGCCGGCTCTCGCCCACCAGGCGCAAGGCCTCGTCGGTTTCCCCCGGCGTCATCTCTTCCGCCAGACCCTTGCGCGCCAGGGCCGCGTCCTCGCTGCCCTGCTCCGCGGCGAGGGTGTACCAGTAGTAGGCCTTCGCAGGATCGCGCGAAAGCCCTTCACCTTGGGCATAAAGAGATGCCAGCACGGTCTGCGCGGAGCGGTCTCCCTGTTGCGCCGCCTTGGTGAACCAGCGTGCCGCCTCTGCCGGATTCTTCTCCGTGCCCAGTCCGTAATAATGCATGACACCCAGCTTGGACTGTGCCATGCGTTCATTCTGCTCGGCCGCCAGCAGATACCAGCGCCCCGCCTCCAGATAGTCCTGCTTGACCCCGGCACCCTTCATGTAGAGGTTGCCCAGATTGACCTGGGCCACCACATTGCCGGCCTCCGCCAGAGGCTTGAACAACTTCAATGCCGCACCATAATCCCGCCGCGACACCGCCGCAATGCCCTCCTCCAGGGCATCGGCCGACGCCGCCCCGGAAAGTGCCAGGAAAAGCAGAAGAATTGGCGCCCATTTCGCCCGCACTCAATTCACCGTCAACACGATCTTGCCGATATGGGCGCCGCTCTCCAGGTAGCGGTGCGCCTCCGCCGCCGCGTCCAGTTCAAAGCTGCGGTCGATGACCGGCCGCAGCTTTCCCTGTGCCAGCAAGGGCCAGACCTTCTCGCGCAAGGCGGCGGCTATGCGGCCTTTCTCCGCGACGCTGCGCCGCCGCAGGGTCGAACCGGTGAGGGTCAAGCGCTTGAGGAGGACGGGCAACAGATTGATCTGGGCTTTCGCCCCCGCCTGCAATCCGATCTGCAGCAAACGTCCCTCTTCTGCCAGGCACGCCAGGTTGCGCTGCAAATAGTCGCCTCCCACCATGTCCAGAATCACATCCACGCCCTGCCCTTGGGTGATTTCGCCGACCACCTCGACAAAATCCGCTTCGCGGTAATTGATCGCAGTCGCGCCCAGCGCCTCGCAGGCGCGGCATTTGGCGAGGCTCCCGGCCGTGGCGATCACCCGGGCACCGAAGCGCCGCGCCAGTTGTATCGCCGTGACGCCGATGCCGCTGCTGCCCCCGTGCACCAGAAAAGTCTCGCCGGCAAGCAGCCGGCCTTGCTCGAATACATTGGTCCAGACGGTGAAAAAGGTTTCCGGCAGGCTCGCGGCCTCCACCAGGTCCAGACCCTCCGGCACCGGCAGGCACTGGATGGCAGGCGCCACGCAGTACTCCGCGTATCCGCCGCCCGCGACCAGGGCACACACCTTATCGCCCACCCGCAGGGACCCCGCCAGGGTGCCCACCGCCACGACCTCCCCCGCCACCTCCAGGCCCGGAATGTCCGAAGCGCCGGGCGGCGGCGGATACATCCCCATGCGCTGCATGAGGTCGGGCCGATTGACCCCGGCTGCGGCCACCTTGATGAGCACCTCGTCCGGTTCCGGAACCGGCACCGGGCGTTGCCGCATCGCCAAGACTTCTGGCCCGCCAAACGCGGTGATCTCCACCACCCGCATGGAACCTGGGCCGGATCGTGGCGTTGCCGGGGGCGTGTTGCTGCCGGCCATCACAGCCCCGCCAGCCACAGGCGCAGTCGCAGACCGGGCCCACTGGTATAGCCCGAGGTGGCAAATCGAATCTGCCCCTGGGAATCCAGAACGAAAACCGTGGGCACCCCGCGCAAGCCGAACGCCTGACTGATGCCGCCGTCTTCATCGGGCAGACTGTCCACGGCCAAACCGGACGATTTCAGGTAACGCCGCACTTCTTCCGCGTCCCCCGACTGCATCGCCACCCCGACCACGCGATGATCACTTGCCACCGAATTGACCGCGCCCTGCATGGCCTTGCACACCGGGCACCAGCTCGCCCAGAAATAAAGCGCAGCCGGCTGGCCGCGCAGGCTGTTCAGGTCGAAAGGCGCTCCGCCTGCGGTCATACCCATCAAGGGGGGCGACTGCCCGGACACCAGGTTACGACTGGTATAGAACTGAACGCCCACCACGAAGGCGGCGATGGCTACCCAGGAAAACAGGCTGCGGGCGAACTTGCTCATGCGCCAAACTCCGCGAATCGCTGCATCAGCGCAGGCCCATTGCGCTTGAGCCAGGCTCGTTCCAGCGCATAGCCCGGCAGGTGCTCGGCCACCAGGGACCAGAATGCGGCGGAGTGATTGCGCTCGCGGATATGGCACAACTCGTGGACCACCACGTACTCCAGCACGGTCTCCGGAGCGAGCGCCAGCAGCCAGTTGATGTTGATGTCGCCGCGGGGTCCGCAACTGCCCCAGCGCGAGACCATGCGCTTGATACGAATGGCGCGAGGGTTCAAGCCATGGCGCGGCGCATGGGCGAGCGACAGGCGGGCCACCTCGCCCCGCAGCCAGTGCCGGATCCAGCTGTAAAGCACCTGCTTGAGCACGCTCTCGCGGCCTGGACCCACCCTGGAAGGCAGCGTCACACTGAAGCACTCGTCGATGCGGACATTGGCCCTGCGGCCGGACGTTTCCTCCACCGCGAGCGGAATCTCGCGCCCGCGCCAGGGTAGGGTCGCGCCGGGTTCGAGCAGGCCTGGACCCTGGAAGACCTTGAGCTTGGCATCCATCTCGCGGACCTTGCCTTCGGCCCAGGACCTGTGTTTCTGCAGGAAGGATTGAACCTGGCGCTCGGTCGCCGCCAGGGGGGCCACCAGTTCGATGATCCCCGGCCTCACCACCAGCCGCAGGTACTTGGCCCGGGCACTGCGGCGCACCTGGATGCCGGGCGTTTCGATGCTCACCCACCGACCTCATCGGCGCTTGCCGCACCACCTTTGTGGATGGCGACGATTTCCAGCTCCAGGTCCCCGGCGGGGCGGCGCCACGTCACCCAATCACCCACGCGGGCGTTGAGCAGCACCTTGGCCAGGGGAGAAATCCAGCTAATCTTGCCGGCGGCGGCATCCGCCTCGTCCTCTCCGACGATGACAAAGCGGCGCAGATCTGCTTCGCCCGCCACCTCCACGTCCACCGCGGCGCCGAAATGCACGCGGTCGCCAGGCTGGCCATCCGGCTCCACCGGGATTGCGCTGCTGATGCGGTCGCTGCAGTAACGCAGGTCCCGATCCACGATGACCAGCTCCTGGCGCGCGGCCAGGTCATCCAGGCCTTCCAGGCCGCGTCGCCGCTGCTGCAGCTCGCGCAGGCGGGCATGCAGACTGGCCAGTCCATCAGGCGTGACGTAATTGGGAAACGGACTGCGCGGCCGAAGGGGAGCCTCTTCCAGTGCGGACTCGGCATCGGACTCCTTGACGAACGCTCGACTCATGCTTGTAACCGGATATTCATGCGAACAGATGACACTCGGACAAAAAAGCTGGCCACGATTATCCCGCTTTGGACACCGCTTGCGCCATAGGTCAAGGCGGCTGGCGAGGCGCCGTTGCCCCGCGACCTCCCTGTGCGCTGCGGCAATATGCCGCATTTCAAGGACTTGGCTATCCGCTCGCGCACCAATACACTGATCATCCCGTCGCGCCGCCATGCTGTGGGCGCCGCGGCCAGCAATACGGCGCATAGACGCCGGACTCTTGAGGTTATGGACTTGTGGCGGAAACGCCTGAATCGTTAGGAACGAGGTCCAGACACCTATGCACATGACGCTCACCAAGAACTCCGGGGCGGGCCCGGCCCAGGAGTCAGGCTCAAGGCCCGGCAGTCACGAGCAAAGGCTCGTCGAGACAGCCGTGCGCCTGCAGATCCGCAAGATTCCCATCCTGCTCGTCGGTGAATCCGGGGCCGGCAAGGAGCACCTGGTGCGGACGGCTCACGCCGCGGGCCCCCGCAGCAGCGCGCCGCTGATCGCCGTCAACTGCGCTTCGATCCCCCGCGAACTCATCGAAAGCGAACTGTTC is a window encoding:
- a CDS encoding L,D-transpeptidase family protein → MTFVLAPALRRALLLLLVLGILPACSFHEGVRPQVYHVTRPHIEQVESHQFAIGKDDSIVGRLATVRLREGDSLSDLARHYGLGFEQISAANPELEPWAPPAETVVLPLRFMLPEAPRKGIVVNLASMRLFYYAPGKKGQDAQVLTYPVGIGKEGRSTPTGLMTVDRKTAHPTWYVPESIRRDHAQKGDPLPAVVSPGPDNPLGDYAMYLSKPSYLIHGTNKPYSIGFRASNGCLRLYPEDIEKLFQAVPKKTTVKIVNQPFLVGTQDGMLYLEVHDPHEEMDGKRLRQGLVARLKQMEKKQGLQLDWPKVEEALAQARGIPVPILTGSQSLEQVLADALPLDRPRQLYGQPSPPALASEGWYIRAAETPDEGSARRLAAMLNHQGPRIPAQAVLRDGRYQVLAGPYPDAKATKAAAKRMKIDLEIKGEIVEPAQRVSMQGELR
- a CDS encoding tetratricopeptide repeat protein codes for the protein MRAKWAPILLLFLALSGAASADALEEGIAAVSRRDYGAALKLFKPLAEAGNVVAQVNLGNLYMKGAGVKQDYLEAGRWYLLAAEQNERMAQSKLGVMHYYGLGTEKNPAEAARWFTKAAQQGDRSAQTVLASLYAQGEGLSRDPAKAYYWYTLAAEQGSEDAALARKGLAEEMTPGETDEALRLVGESRRKASEDAERELEAAVAAASGAAAGKASGNEGKALADPVKAGKSRRPKGRKAKRS
- a CDS encoding NAD(P)H-quinone oxidoreductase, with the translated sequence MRVVEITAFGGPEVLAMRQRPVPVPEPDEVLIKVAAAGVNRPDLMQRMGMYPPPPGASDIPGLEVAGEVVAVGTLAGSLRVGDKVCALVAGGGYAEYCVAPAIQCLPVPEGLDLVEAASLPETFFTVWTNVFEQGRLLAGETFLVHGGSSGIGVTAIQLARRFGARVIATAGSLAKCRACEALGATAINYREADFVEVVGEITQGQGVDVILDMVGGDYLQRNLACLAEEGRLLQIGLQAGAKAQINLLPVLLKRLTLTGSTLRRRSVAEKGRIAAALREKVWPLLAQGKLRPVIDRSFELDAAAEAHRYLESGAHIGKIVLTVN
- a CDS encoding protein disulfide oxidoreductase, with the protein product MSKFARSLFSWVAIAAFVVGVQFYTSRNLVSGQSPPLMGMTAGGAPFDLNSLRGQPAALYFWASWCPVCKAMQGAVNSVASDHRVVGVAMQSGDAEEVRRYLKSSGLAVDSLPDEDGGISQAFGLRGVPTVFVLDSQGQIRFATSGYTSGPGLRLRLWLAGL
- a CDS encoding M48 family metallopeptidase, coding for MSIETPGIQVRRSARAKYLRLVVRPGIIELVAPLAATERQVQSFLQKHRSWAEGKVREMDAKLKVFQGPGLLEPGATLPWRGREIPLAVEETSGRRANVRIDECFSVTLPSRVGPGRESVLKQVLYSWIRHWLRGEVARLSLAHAPRHGLNPRAIRIKRMVSRWGSCGPRGDININWLLALAPETVLEYVVVHELCHIRERNHSAAFWSLVAEHLPGYALERAWLKRNGPALMQRFAEFGA
- a CDS encoding GreA/GreB family elongation factor; the encoded protein is MSRAFVKESDAESALEEAPLRPRSPFPNYVTPDGLASLHARLRELQQRRRGLEGLDDLAARQELVIVDRDLRYCSDRISSAIPVEPDGQPGDRVHFGAAVDVEVAGEADLRRFVIVGEDEADAAAGKISWISPLAKVLLNARVGDWVTWRRPAGDLELEIVAIHKGGAASADEVGG